In Fusobacterium hwasookii, a single window of DNA contains:
- a CDS encoding tRNA1(Val) (adenine(37)-N6)-methyltransferase, whose protein sequence is MLKDDEIIEKLDKRLQIIQKNDGYKYGEDTILLFKLFQESLNKKNIKLLDIGTGNGILPILLSDNEFLSELIGIDIQRENIERAIKALELNKIRKNVIFECMDIKEYKNSNYFDVIISNPPYMEENGKKINENEHKAISRHEIKLTLSEFISNAKRLLKPIGSLYFIHRTHRLVEIVKSLDKNNFSIKKIIFIYSTKNNKSSMVFIEAIKGKKVKLEVENYYI, encoded by the coding sequence ATGCTAAAAGATGATGAAATTATAGAAAAATTAGATAAAAGACTTCAAATAATTCAAAAAAATGATGGTTATAAATATGGAGAAGATACTATTTTACTTTTTAAATTATTTCAAGAATCATTAAATAAAAAAAATATTAAATTACTAGATATAGGAACTGGGAATGGAATATTGCCAATACTTTTATCTGATAATGAATTTTTGAGTGAACTTATTGGAATAGATATACAAAGAGAAAATATTGAAAGAGCAATTAAGGCATTAGAATTAAATAAAATAAGAAAAAATGTTATATTTGAGTGCATGGATATCAAGGAATATAAGAACTCAAATTATTTTGATGTGATAATTTCTAATCCACCATATATGGAAGAGAATGGAAAAAAAATAAATGAGAATGAGCATAAAGCCATATCAAGGCATGAAATAAAATTAACTTTAAGTGAATTTATTTCTAATGCTAAGAGACTTTTAAAACCTATTGGTTCTTTGTACTTTATACATAGAACACATAGATTAGTTGAAATAGTTAAAAGTTTAGATAAAAATAATTTTTCTATAAAAAAAATAATTTTCATTTATTCTACTAAAAATAATAAATCAAGTATGGTTTTTATTGAAGCTATTAAAGGAAAAAAAGTAAAGTTAGAAGTTGAAAATTATTATATATAA
- a CDS encoding PSP1 domain-containing protein, giving the protein MENNIIDVTDVNTEIISTDPEKLHKVLIVTFETTKKRYYFEVLGDEEFKKNDKVIVETIRGTELGVATNNPMQMKEKDLVLPIKPVLKLASEKEIEIYDLQRKEADEAFIVCKEKIKKHQLEMKLITCEYTFDKSKLIFYFTANGRIDFRELVKDLAVLFKTRIELRQIGVRDEARILGNIGPCGKELCCKTFINKFDSVSVKMARDQGLVINPTKISGVCGRLLCCINYEYSQYEEALKDFPAVNQLVKTEIGEGKVVSISPLNNFLYVDVKDKGISRFDINDIKFNKKEASILKNMKTKEEIENKILEKE; this is encoded by the coding sequence ATGGAAAATAATATTATAGATGTTACAGATGTTAATACAGAAATTATAAGCACAGATCCAGAGAAATTACACAAGGTTTTAATTGTTACTTTTGAAACAACAAAAAAAAGGTATTATTTTGAAGTACTTGGAGATGAAGAGTTTAAGAAAAATGATAAGGTAATAGTTGAAACAATAAGAGGTACAGAATTAGGGGTTGCTACAAATAATCCTATGCAAATGAAAGAAAAAGATTTAGTTTTACCTATAAAGCCTGTTTTAAAGTTAGCAAGTGAGAAAGAAATTGAAATATATGATTTACAAAGAAAAGAAGCAGATGAGGCGTTTATTGTTTGTAAAGAAAAAATTAAAAAGCATCAACTTGAGATGAAACTTATAACTTGTGAATATACTTTTGATAAGTCAAAACTAATTTTTTATTTTACTGCCAATGGTAGAATAGATTTTAGAGAACTTGTAAAAGATTTAGCCGTTCTTTTTAAAACTAGAATAGAGTTAAGACAAATAGGTGTTAGAGATGAAGCAAGAATTTTAGGTAATATTGGTCCTTGTGGAAAAGAACTGTGTTGTAAAACTTTTATTAATAAGTTTGATTCTGTTTCTGTTAAAATGGCAAGAGATCAAGGGCTAGTAATTAACCCTACAAAAATATCAGGTGTATGTGGAAGACTTTTATGTTGTATAAACTATGAATATAGTCAATATGAAGAAGCACTTAAAGATTTTCCAGCTGTTAATCAGTTAGTTAAAACTGAAATAGGAGAAGGAAAAGTTGTAAGTATAAGTCCACTTAATAATTTTCTTTATGTTGATGTAAAAGATAAGGGAATTTCAAGATTTGATATTAATGATATTAAGTTTAATAAAAAAGAAGCAAGTATCTTAAAAAATATGAAAACAAAAGAAGAAATAGAAAATAAAATTTTAGAGAAAGAGTAA
- the radC gene encoding RadC family protein, protein MKGKDSQGHRERIREKFLNNGIDGFAEYEILELLLTYCIPRKDTKPIAKELLNKFKSLDNVFKADLDKLSAIDGLGKNSVAFLKLIGDLPSIIYKDELKNKKLIKKETLKISNKDILLKYLRSKIGYEEIEKFYVLYLSSSNEVIEFEENSVGTLDRSSVYPREIYKKIINLNAKSIILAHNHPSDNITPSKCDIDLTNEIAKGLKNFGALLIEHIIITKNSYFSFLEEGLI, encoded by the coding sequence ATGAAGGGAAAAGATAGTCAAGGACATAGAGAAAGAATTAGAGAAAAATTTTTAAACAATGGAATTGATGGCTTTGCAGAATATGAAATCTTAGAATTATTACTTACTTATTGTATACCAAGAAAAGATACAAAGCCAATAGCCAAAGAGCTTTTAAATAAATTTAAAAGTTTAGATAATGTATTCAAAGCAGATTTAGATAAATTATCTGCTATTGATGGTTTAGGAAAAAATAGTGTAGCTTTTCTAAAATTAATAGGAGATTTACCAAGTATTATATATAAAGATGAATTAAAAAATAAAAAATTAATAAAAAAAGAAACATTAAAAATTTCAAATAAAGATATTTTATTAAAGTATTTAAGAAGTAAAATAGGATATGAAGAAATAGAAAAATTTTATGTCCTTTATTTATCAAGTTCTAATGAAGTAATAGAATTTGAAGAAAATTCAGTTGGAACTTTGGATAGAAGTTCAGTCTATCCAAGAGAAATATATAAAAAAATTATAAACTTAAATGCTAAATCAATAATTTTAGCACATAATCACCCTTCAGATAATATCACTCCATCTAAATGTGATATTGACTTAACTAATGAGATAGCAAAGGGACTTAAAAATTTTGGTGCACTATTGATAGAGCATATAATAATAACAAAAAATTCCTATTTCAGTTTTTTGGAAGAGGGTTTAATATAA
- the cobT gene encoding nicotinate-nucleotide--dimethylbenzimidazole phosphoribosyltransferase, with protein sequence MKDKNSLFNLINEIKAVDSEAIKKAQIELDRKMKPKDSLGVLEDICKKVAGIYGYPLKKLEKQCHIVATADNGVIEEGVSSCPIEYTPIVSEAMLNKIACIGIFTKTLGIDLNVVDIGMKNDIKRDYPNLIHKKIRRGTNNFYKERAMSINECLEAIFTGIDLINEKSKDYDIFSNGEMGIANTTTSSALLYSVTRKNIDDVVGRGGGLSDEGLNKKKKIIIEACERYNTFEMDAIDMLASVGGFDLACMVGMYIGAALNKKLMLVDGFISSVAALLACSLNKNIQDYLLFTHKSEEPGINIILEYLKEKTFLNMNMRLGEGTGAVLAYPIINCAIEMINTMRSPEEVYNLFNK encoded by the coding sequence ATGAAAGATAAAAATTCTTTATTTAACTTAATAAATGAAATAAAAGCTGTTGATAGTGAAGCAATAAAAAAAGCACAAATTGAGCTTGATAGAAAGATGAAACCTAAGGATAGTTTAGGAGTTTTGGAAGATATTTGTAAAAAAGTTGCTGGGATTTATGGTTATCCTTTAAAAAAATTAGAAAAACAATGTCATATTGTAGCAACTGCTGATAATGGAGTTATTGAAGAAGGGGTTTCATCTTGCCCTATTGAATACACTCCAATAGTTTCTGAAGCAATGTTAAATAAAATAGCTTGTATTGGAATATTTACTAAAACTTTAGGTATAGACTTAAATGTTGTAGATATAGGTATGAAAAATGATATCAAAAGAGACTATCCTAATTTAATTCATAAAAAAATTAGAAGAGGAACAAATAATTTCTATAAAGAAAGGGCTATGTCAATTAATGAATGTTTAGAAGCTATCTTTACTGGTATAGATTTAATTAATGAAAAATCAAAAGATTATGATATATTTTCAAATGGTGAAATGGGCATAGCCAACACCACAACAAGTTCAGCACTTTTATATTCAGTAACAAGAAAAAATATTGATGATGTTGTTGGTAGAGGTGGTGGACTTTCAGATGAAGGTCTAAATAAGAAGAAAAAAATTATAATTGAAGCCTGTGAAAGATATAATACTTTTGAAATGGATGCAATTGATATGTTAGCATCTGTTGGTGGCTTTGACTTAGCTTGTATGGTGGGAATGTATATAGGAGCTGCACTTAACAAGAAACTTATGCTTGTTGATGGTTTTATTTCATCAGTTGCAGCATTATTAGCTTGCAGTTTAAATAAAAATATTCAAGATTATCTATTATTTACTCATAAAAGTGAAGAACCAGGTATTAATATAATTTTAGAATATTTAAAAGAAAAAACATTTTTAAATATGAATATGAGATTGGGAGAAGGAACAGGAGCAGTTCTTGCTTATCCTATTATCAATTGTGCAATAGAAATGATAAATACTATGAGAAGTCCAGAAGAAGTCTATAATTTATTTAATAAATAG
- a CDS encoding histidine phosphatase family protein, with amino-acid sequence MGKLILVRHGQTEMNVQKLYFGKLDPPLNDLGISQAYQAKEKLLDIDYDIIYSSPLERAKQTAKICNYLDKDINYNSKLEEINFGIFEGLTFKEISEKFPDEVKKMEENWKDYNYITGESPKEMFQRVISFLETLDYSKNNLIIAHWGIINCIISYFVSGSLDTYWKFEIKNGAVVIFEGNFEFSYLTKLD; translated from the coding sequence ATGGGAAAATTAATTTTAGTAAGACATGGGCAGACAGAAATGAATGTACAAAAGTTATATTTTGGTAAGCTAGATCCTCCTTTGAATGATTTGGGGATAAGTCAAGCTTATCAAGCAAAGGAAAAACTTTTAGATATAGATTATGATATAATTTATTCTAGTCCTTTGGAAAGGGCTAAACAAACTGCGAAAATTTGTAACTATTTAGATAAAGATATAAATTATAATTCTAAGTTGGAAGAAATAAATTTTGGGATTTTTGAAGGACTGACATTTAAAGAAATATCTGAAAAATTTCCAGATGAAGTAAAAAAAATGGAAGAGAATTGGAAGGATTATAATTATATAACAGGTGAGAGTCCAAAGGAAATGTTTCAAAGAGTGATTTCTTTTTTAGAAACTTTGGATTATAGTAAAAATAACCTTATTATTGCACACTGGGGAATAATTAATTGTATAATAAGTTATTTTGTTTCAGGAAGTTTGGATACCTATTGGAAATTTGAAATAAAAAATGGGGCTGTTGTAATTTTTGAAGGAAATTTTGAATTTAGTTATTTAACAAAATTAGATTAG
- the cobS gene encoding adenosylcobinamide-GDP ribazoletransferase, with protein sequence MKGFLLLLSFMTRIPMPKTEYDEEKLGKSMKYFPVVGIIVGFILLFFCIIFNFILKNISYSAALPLMIIVVILTDLITTGGLHLDGLADTFDGIFSYRSKHKMLEIMKDSRLGSNGALALILYFLLKFVLLFSLTIESRESALYAIMTYPVIARFCSVVSCASSPYARGSGMGKTFVDNTKICGLIVAAIITFLYTVGIIFTPYILFNNYSLPGEFIIKIIFIIVVIIGLLALFAFAFSKLMERKIGGITGDTLGALLEISSLVYIFLLLVIPSFL encoded by the coding sequence ATGAAAGGTTTTTTATTACTTTTATCTTTTATGACAAGAATACCAATGCCAAAAACAGAATATGATGAGGAAAAACTTGGAAAATCTATGAAATATTTTCCAGTTGTAGGGATAATAGTAGGCTTTATATTACTATTCTTTTGTATAATTTTTAATTTTATTTTAAAAAATATAAGTTATTCTGCTGCTTTGCCTTTAATGATTATTGTTGTAATTTTAACTGATTTAATAACAACGGGAGGATTACATCTTGATGGTTTAGCAGATACTTTTGATGGAATTTTTAGTTATAGAAGTAAACATAAAATGTTAGAAATTATGAAAGATTCAAGATTAGGTAGTAATGGTGCTTTAGCATTAATCTTATATTTTTTATTAAAATTTGTTTTACTTTTTTCATTAACAATAGAAAGTCGTGAAAGTGCTTTATACGCTATTATGACTTACCCAGTTATTGCAAGGTTTTGTAGTGTAGTAAGTTGTGCTTCTTCTCCTTATGCAAGAGGAAGTGGAATGGGAAAAACTTTTGTAGATAATACAAAAATTTGTGGACTTATAGTTGCAGCTATTATAACATTTTTATACACAGTTGGAATAATATTTACACCTTATATACTTTTTAATAATTATTCATTACCTGGAGAATTTATTATAAAAATTATCTTTATAATAGTTGTTATTATTGGACTATTAGCTTTATTTGCTTTTGCTTTTTCAAAATTAATGGAGAGAAAAATTGGAGGTATAACAGGTGATACTCTAGGTGCCCTACTTGAAATATCAAGTCTTGTATATATATTCCTACTTTTGGTTATTCCTTCTTTTTTATAG
- the cobU gene encoding bifunctional adenosylcobinamide kinase/adenosylcobinamide-phosphate guanylyltransferase: MGRIIFFTGGSRSGKSKFAEEYIYEKQYKNKIYFATALAFDEEMQDRIEKHIKRRGNTWKTIEGYKNLVSLIKNDIDNTDVILFDCITNFVSNYMIMDREIDWDKVDLSIVNEIEDKIEEETIKFLEFVKPKKCDCVFVTNEIGSGLVPDYPLGRYFRDICGRINQLIAKNSDEAYLAVSGIKVKIK, from the coding sequence ATGGGAAGGATTATATTTTTTACTGGTGGAAGTAGAAGTGGCAAAAGTAAATTTGCTGAAGAATATATTTATGAAAAACAATATAAAAATAAAATTTACTTTGCAACTGCACTAGCTTTTGATGAAGAAATGCAAGATAGAATAGAAAAACATATTAAAAGAAGAGGAAACACTTGGAAAACTATTGAAGGGTATAAAAATCTAGTGTCTCTTATAAAAAATGATATAGATAATACAGATGTTATATTGTTTGATTGTATTACAAATTTTGTTTCTAATTATATGATAATGGATAGAGAAATTGATTGGGATAAAGTTGATTTATCAATTGTAAATGAAATTGAAGATAAAATTGAAGAAGAAACAATTAAATTTTTAGAATTTGTAAAGCCTAAGAAATGTGATTGTGTATTTGTAACAAATGAAATTGGTTCAGGACTTGTTCCTGATTATCCATTGGGTAGATATTTTAGAGATATCTGTGGAAGAATAAATCAACTTATTGCGAAAAATTCTGATGAAGCTTACTTAGCTGTTTCAGGAATAAAAGTGAAAATTAAATAA
- the purD gene encoding phosphoribosylamine--glycine ligase, with translation MKVLIVGSGGREHAIAWKISQNPKVEKIFAAPGNAYNKVIKNCENINLKTSDDILNFALTEKIDLTIVGSEELLVDGIVDKFQENNLTIFGPNKEAAMLEGSKAFAKDFMQKYGVKTAKYQSFTDKEKAIKYLDEMSYPVVIKASGLAAGKGVVIAQNRKEAEDTLNDMMTNKVFAAAGDTVVIEEFLDGVEISVLSITDSEVIIPFISAKDHKKISEKETGLNTGGMGVIAPNPYYTKTIEEKFIQNILNPTLKGIKEEKMNFAGIIFFGLMVANGEVYLLEYNMRMGDPETQAVLPLMKSDFLDVINSALNKDLKNIKIDWENKSACCVVMAAGGYPVKYEKGNLISGLEKFDINNSDNKVFFAGVKEENDKFYTNGGRVLNVVSIQDNLEKAIEVAYKNVKEISFKDNYCRKDIGTLYVPIKD, from the coding sequence ATGAAAGTTTTAATAGTTGGTTCTGGTGGTAGAGAACATGCAATAGCTTGGAAAATTTCTCAAAATCCAAAAGTAGAGAAAATATTTGCAGCACCAGGAAATGCTTATAATAAGGTTATAAAAAATTGTGAAAATATAAATTTAAAAACTTCTGATGATATTTTAAATTTTGCATTAACTGAAAAAATAGATTTAACAATAGTTGGAAGTGAAGAATTATTAGTTGATGGCATAGTTGATAAGTTTCAAGAAAATAACTTAACTATATTTGGACCAAATAAAGAAGCTGCTATGCTTGAAGGTTCAAAAGCATTTGCAAAAGATTTTATGCAAAAGTATGGTGTTAAGACTGCTAAGTATCAATCTTTTACTGATAAAGAAAAAGCTATAAAATATTTAGATGAAATGTCTTATCCTGTTGTAATAAAAGCAAGTGGACTTGCAGCAGGAAAAGGTGTTGTGATTGCACAAAATAGAAAAGAAGCAGAAGATACTTTAAATGATATGATGACTAATAAAGTATTTGCAGCAGCAGGAGATACTGTTGTAATTGAAGAATTCTTAGATGGTGTTGAAATTTCTGTTTTATCTATTACAGACTCAGAAGTAATAATACCTTTTATTTCAGCTAAAGACCATAAGAAAATATCTGAAAAAGAAACAGGTTTAAATACTGGCGGTATGGGAGTAATAGCACCTAACCCATATTATACAAAAACTATTGAAGAAAAATTTATTCAAAATATATTGAATCCTACTTTAAAGGGTATTAAAGAAGAAAAAATGAATTTTGCTGGAATAATATTCTTTGGCTTGATGGTTGCAAATGGAGAAGTGTATTTACTTGAATATAATATGAGAATGGGAGATCCTGAAACTCAAGCAGTTTTACCACTAATGAAATCAGATTTCTTAGATGTAATTAACTCAGCATTAAATAAAGATTTAAAAAATATAAAAATTGATTGGGAAAATAAATCAGCTTGTTGTGTAGTTATGGCAGCAGGTGGATATCCTGTTAAATATGAAAAAGGTAATCTTATTAGTGGTCTAGAAAAATTTGATATAAATAATTCTGATAATAAAGTTTTCTTTGCAGGAGTAAAAGAAGAAAATGATAAGTTCTATACTAATGGTGGTAGAGTTTTAAATGTTGTTTCTATTCAAGATAATTTAGAAAAAGCTATTGAAGTTGCATACAAAAATGTAAAAGAAATATCATTTAAAGATAACTATTGTCGTAAAGATATAGGAACTTTATATGTACCAATTAAAGATTAA
- a CDS encoding ankyrin repeat domain-containing protein: MIKLKDIGDFETIPEILNDIINENISKLDEHLVKGWDIDKVISISEYVDLFPLDCALIQGCFKSVKWLVEHGVNLNMKDNPSFLTAVRYCDEKIIQYIVSNGAKVNLTNNVKSDAFMEAIYGENYKYLQLIHDLGHTVEKYAGKAFRNVVSDRNYDVLKFFISNGVDINYNEADMVYPFKPTPLCVAARYVDLDMCKFLVENGADVTLTEKDGMRPYSIALEKADIEMAEYFKSLEPVEYHSLQNKLDELKAFKLPKNIIDFLQGDKLHFELDDCDFKWIEFFSLIDTIPMKVGRQKLLRISKATGDYEHIDIVWNPKTKKIAFYDMEHKELKDITDFVDFIENTSSYMQKIIEGEL, from the coding sequence ATGATAAAATTAAAAGATATTGGAGATTTTGAAACTATTCCAGAAATTTTAAATGATATTATAAATGAAAATATCTCTAAACTTGATGAACATTTAGTAAAAGGTTGGGATATAGATAAAGTTATATCAATCAGTGAATACGTTGATTTATTTCCTTTAGATTGTGCACTGATTCAAGGTTGTTTTAAATCAGTAAAATGGCTTGTAGAACATGGAGTTAATCTTAATATGAAAGATAATCCTAGTTTTTTAACCGCTGTCAGATATTGTGATGAGAAAATAATTCAATATATTGTTTCTAATGGGGCAAAAGTGAATCTGACTAATAATGTAAAGTCAGATGCATTTATGGAAGCTATATATGGAGAGAATTATAAATATTTACAACTTATCCATGATTTAGGACACACAGTAGAAAAATATGCTGGAAAAGCATTTCGTAATGTTGTTTCAGATAGAAATTATGATGTCTTAAAATTTTTTATCAGTAATGGTGTTGATATAAACTATAATGAAGCAGATATGGTTTATCCTTTTAAGCCTACTCCCTTGTGTGTAGCAGCAAGATATGTTGATTTAGATATGTGTAAATTTCTTGTAGAGAATGGTGCAGATGTCACTTTGACAGAAAAAGATGGAATGCGTCCATATAGTATAGCCTTGGAGAAAGCTGATATTGAAATGGCTGAATATTTTAAATCATTAGAGCCAGTTGAATATCATAGTTTACAAAATAAATTAGATGAATTAAAAGCGTTTAAGTTACCCAAAAATATAATTGATTTCTTACAAGGGGATAAACTTCATTTTGAACTAGATGACTGTGATTTTAAATGGATAGAGTTTTTTTCATTAATAGATACAATTCCAATGAAAGTAGGAAGACAAAAATTACTTCGTATTTCTAAAGCAACAGGTGATTATGAGCACATAGACATTGTTTGGAATCCAAAAACAAAGAAAATTGCTTTCTATGACATGGAACATAAAGAACTTAAAGATATTACTGATTTTGTTGACTTTATAGAAAACACTTCATCATATATGCAAAAAATAATTGAAGGTGAATTATAG
- the purH gene encoding bifunctional phosphoribosylaminoimidazolecarboxamide formyltransferase/IMP cyclohydrolase yields the protein MKKRALISVYDKTDILDFAKFLVSKGIEIISTGGTYKYLKENNIEVIEVSKITNFEEMLDGRVKTLHPNIHGGILALRDNEEHMRTLKERNIDTIDYVIVNLYPFFEKVKEDLSFEEKIEFIDIGGPTMLRSAAKSFRDVVVISDVKDYELIKEEINNSDDVSYETRKSLAGKVFNLTSAYDAAISQFLLDEDFPEYLNVSYKKSMEMRYGENSHQKAAYYTDNMSDGAMKDFKQLNGKELSYNNIRDMDLAWKVVSEFDEICCCAVKHSTPCGVALGDNVEEAYKKAYETDPVSIFGGIVAFNKEIDEATAKLLNEIFLEIIIAPSFSKSALEILSKKKNIRLIECKNKPSDKKELIKVDGGILVQDTNNRLYENLEVVTKAKPTSQEEKDLIFALKVVKFVKSNAIVVAKNLQTLGIGGGEVSRIWAAEKALERAKERFNATDVVLSSDAFFPFRDVVELAAKNGVKAIIQPSGSVNDKDSIEECDKNNISMIFSKLRHFKH from the coding sequence ATGAAAAAAAGAGCTTTAATTTCAGTATATGATAAAACAGATATATTGGATTTTGCAAAATTTTTAGTCAGTAAGGGAATAGAAATTATTTCTACTGGTGGAACATATAAATATTTAAAAGAAAATAATATTGAAGTTATTGAAGTTAGTAAAATAACAAATTTTGAAGAAATGTTAGATGGTAGAGTTAAAACTTTACATCCAAATATACATGGTGGAATTTTAGCATTAAGAGATAATGAAGAACATATGAGAACTTTAAAAGAAAGAAATATAGATACTATTGATTATGTTATAGTAAATCTATATCCTTTCTTTGAAAAAGTAAAGGAAGATTTATCTTTTGAAGAAAAAATTGAATTTATTGATATAGGTGGACCTACTATGCTTAGATCTGCTGCTAAATCTTTTAGAGATGTAGTTGTTATTTCAGATGTGAAAGATTATGAGCTTATAAAAGAAGAAATAAATAATAGTGATGATGTTTCTTATGAAACTAGAAAAAGCTTAGCAGGAAAAGTATTTAATCTGACTTCTGCCTATGATGCAGCTATATCACAATTTTTATTAGATGAAGACTTCCCAGAATATCTAAATGTTTCATATAAAAAGAGTATGGAAATGAGATATGGGGAAAATTCTCATCAAAAAGCTGCATACTATACTGATAATATGTCTGATGGCGCTATGAAAGATTTTAAACAACTTAATGGAAAAGAACTTTCATACAATAATATCAGAGATATGGATCTTGCTTGGAAGGTTGTTTCAGAATTTGATGAAATTTGTTGCTGTGCAGTAAAACATTCAACACCTTGTGGAGTAGCATTAGGAGATAATGTAGAAGAAGCTTATAAAAAAGCTTATGAAACAGATCCAGTGTCTATTTTTGGTGGAATAGTAGCTTTTAACAAAGAGATTGATGAAGCAACTGCAAAATTACTAAATGAAATATTCTTAGAAATTATAATAGCACCAAGTTTTTCAAAATCTGCTTTGGAAATTTTAAGTAAAAAGAAAAATATAAGACTTATTGAATGTAAAAATAAACCAAGTGATAAAAAAGAATTAATAAAAGTTGATGGTGGAATTTTAGTTCAAGATACAAATAATAGATTATATGAAAATTTGGAAGTTGTAACAAAAGCTAAACCTACAAGTCAAGAAGAAAAAGATTTAATTTTTGCTTTAAAAGTTGTAAAATTTGTAAAATCAAATGCTATTGTTGTAGCAAAAAATTTACAAACACTAGGAATAGGTGGAGGAGAAGTAAGTAGAATTTGGGCTGCTGAAAAGGCATTAGAAAGAGCAAAAGAAAGATTTAATGCAACTGATGTTGTACTTTCTTCAGATGCATTCTTCCCATTTAGAGATGTAGTTGAACTAGCAGCTAAAAATGGAGTTAAAGCTATAATTCAACCTAGTGGTTCTGTAAATGATAAAGATTCTATTGAAGAATGTGATAAAAATAATATTTCTATGATATTCTCAAAATTAAGACATTTTAAACACTAA
- the purN gene encoding phosphoribosylglycinamide formyltransferase: MSEINKKKIAVLVSGSGSNLQSIIDNVENGNLNCEITYVIADRECYALQRAEKHGIETLLLDRKIIDDKSVNEIIDSTLEGCKTDYIILAGYLSILNEKFIKKWDKRVINIHPSLLPKFGGKGMYGIKVHEAVIKAGEKESGCTVHFVNNEIDAGEIITNVKVPVLEDDTPETLQKRVLEQEHKLLIKGIKKIL, translated from the coding sequence ATGTCTGAAATAAATAAAAAAAAGATAGCAGTTCTTGTATCAGGAAGTGGATCAAATTTACAGTCAATTATTGATAATGTAGAAAATGGCAATCTGAATTGTGAAATAACTTATGTTATTGCAGACAGAGAATGTTATGCCTTACAAAGAGCTGAAAAACATGGGATTGAAACATTATTATTAGATAGAAAAATTATTGATGATAAGTCAGTTAATGAGATTATTGATTCTACATTAGAAGGATGTAAAACTGATTATATTATTTTAGCAGGATATTTATCAATTTTGAATGAAAAATTTATTAAAAAATGGGATAAAAGAGTTATAAATATACATCCTTCTTTATTACCAAAATTTGGTGGGAAAGGTATGTATGGAATAAAAGTTCATGAAGCAGTTATAAAAGCTGGTGAAAAAGAAAGTGGATGTACTGTCCATTTTGTGAATAATGAAATAGATGCTGGTGAAATTATAACTAATGTAAAAGTTCCAGTATTAGAAGATGATACTCCTGAAACATTACAAAAAAGAGTTTTAGAACAAGAGCATAAATTATTAATAAAAGGAATAAAAAAAATATTGTAG